The following are from one region of the Blastocatellia bacterium genome:
- a CDS encoding MoxR family ATPase encodes MKYATVFDPKYPLLPPTGKPAAGRDLRDGSFYVFTEPLERDPTVLVVKVALATGRPLLLCGAPGSGKSSLAAFVARTMNWNYFEQVITSRTRAQDLMWSFDAVRRLRDAQARSEVEELTAYIEPRVLWWAFNPVDALRRGRSAPPQPDTPPTEGDEGQRNAMLRGYLHPSVVLLDEIDKADPDVPNDLLVAIGSQRFRVTETDHEVKSELTPLVIITSNNERALPAAFVRRCIVHRLEPPDAVRLVEIANQHFPEQGQQQELFKQLAARVVEMRGNAAERGGPTPSTPEYLDAVRACLQLNIFPGDTPEWRIIQAAVFDKQVEG; translated from the coding sequence ATGAAGTACGCCACAGTGTTTGACCCTAAATATCCGTTGCTGCCTCCTACCGGCAAGCCAGCCGCCGGGCGTGACTTACGTGATGGCTCATTTTATGTCTTCACTGAGCCGCTAGAGCGAGACCCGACAGTGCTGGTCGTCAAAGTAGCGCTCGCTACAGGTCGCCCATTGCTGCTATGCGGTGCGCCGGGGTCGGGCAAATCCTCGCTAGCCGCGTTCGTGGCGCGAACGATGAACTGGAACTATTTCGAGCAAGTCATCACCTCGCGCACCAGAGCGCAGGATTTGATGTGGAGCTTCGACGCAGTCCGGCGGTTGCGCGACGCGCAGGCCCGCAGCGAAGTGGAAGAACTAACCGCTTACATTGAACCACGTGTGCTGTGGTGGGCCTTCAATCCTGTGGACGCACTCCGGCGCGGTCGGTCCGCCCCGCCTCAGCCGGACACTCCGCCGACCGAAGGTGATGAGGGTCAGCGCAACGCTATGCTGCGCGGTTACCTTCATCCGAGCGTCGTGCTGCTGGATGAAATAGATAAAGCCGACCCTGATGTGCCTAACGACCTACTAGTCGCCATCGGCTCGCAGCGTTTCCGCGTCACAGAGACCGATCACGAAGTTAAATCTGAGCTAACACCTCTGGTCATCATTACCTCAAACAATGAACGCGCTTTGCCAGCCGCGTTCGTGCGCCGCTGCATTGTACACCGGCTCGAACCTCCCGACGCGGTCAGGTTGGTGGAGATAGCCAATCAGCATTTCCCTGAGCAGGGGCAGCAGCAGGAGTTGTTTAAGCAACTTGCCGCCAGGGTCGTGGAAATGAGGGGCAACGCGGCCGAGCGCGGGGGACCGACGCCGAGCACACCTGAGTATCTGGACGCCGTGCGCGCCTGTCTTCAACTTAACATCTTTCCCGGAGACACTCCTGAATGGCGGATCATCCAGGCGGCCGTTTTCGACAAGCAGGTGGAAGGATGA